From Pyrenophora tritici-repentis strain M4 chromosome 1, whole genome shotgun sequence, the proteins below share one genomic window:
- a CDS encoding Tymo-45kd-70kd multi-domain protein — protein METWMSWAMFLAIGAAAYWYYVHQNNNAVARGRSTTGKSTTNSLKDAVNWDTETKPKSQKPKTKAPRKSAKATVQDVGNKAAAAVSQAASKSVSSADESDSKVAPPAAAINKAPSGKDVSDMLGERSASPAVMSIKPSEKPARSVKNQTQKAEVAQETKKQRQNRKKVEEAKAAREEEEKARKALEEKQRRVAREARGEPAKNGLGQSKAPATNAWTEVPSRGAVQAPKAAPQLLDTFEPAPAPTKVAPTNGTAATPATYNGLPSEEEQVRLAMEDSAWTTVPKGGKTKRKTVNEELAEEREDINVTKAPQAAKPVRPTETLRENKNPSSRYQILAEEFKPTTGDDVDDWAVM, from the coding sequence ATGGAGACTTGGATGAGCTGGGCCATGTTCCTGGCAATTGGGGCCGCAGCCTACTGGTACTATGTACACCAAAACAACAACGCTGTTGCGCGAGGACGATCGACGACGGGCAAGTCCACGACCAACTCGCTCAAGGATGCGGTCAACTGGGACACCGAGACCAAGCCCAAAAGCCAAAAGCCAAAGACCAAGGCTCCTCGCAAGTCGGCCAAGGCAACCGTTCAGGACGTCGGTAACAAGGCCGCGGCTGCCGTGTCGCAAGCAGCCTCCAAGTCGGTTTCCAGCGCAGATGAGTCTGACTCCAAGGTCGCTCCTCCCGCGGCCGCCATCAACAAGGCCCCGAGCGGCAAGGACGTCTCTGACATGCTGGGTGAGCGATCTGCCTCCCCCGCTGTCATGAGCATCAAGCCTTCCGAGAAGCCAGCTCGTTCCGTCAAGAACCAGACACAAAAGGCCGAAGTTGCGCAGGAGACGAAGAAGCAGCGCCAGAACAGGAAGAAGGTCGAGGAGGCCAAGGCTGCACgtgaggaagaagagaaggcGCGCAAGGCTCTCGAGGAGAAGCAGCGACGCGTTGCTCGTGAGGCTCGTGGAGAGCCGGCCAAGAATGGTCTTGGTCAGAGCAAGGCCCCTGCCACCAACGCCTGGACTGAGGTCCCCTCTCGCGGCGCTGTCCAGGCCCCCAAGGCCGCTCCCCAGCTTCTCGACACCTTCGAGCCTGCACCTGCTCCTACCAAGGTCGCACCCACAAACGGCACGGCCGCGACTCCTGCCACCTACAACGGCCTACCCTCTGAGGAAGAGCAGGTCAGACTTGCCATGGAGGACTCCGCCTGGACCACTGTCCCCAAGGGTGGAAAGACCAAGCGCAAGACTGTCAACGAGGAACTCGCGGAAGAGCGCGAGGACATCAATGTCACCAAGGCACCACAGGCGGCCAAGCCAGTTCGACCGACCGAGACTCTCCGGGAGAACAAGAATCCCAGTTCTCGCTACCAGATTCTCGCCGAGGAGTTCAAGCCAACCACTGGCGACGATGTCGACGATTGGGCCGTCATGTGA
- a CDS encoding SURF4 multi-domain protein, whose protein sequence is MAQIRGTAGYHLGNQSPFGNSGRNDDSRNDPSPLDQLRAQTSKLEDMLDTVADPIKPYLPAIGRFLIVVTFLEDALRIVTQWSDQISYLHDYRHIWNGATHLFLITNVILMLIGSAGVIGRKYSDYCVGMLMFVVVLQGIGYGLVFDLNFFLRNLSVMGGLLMVLSDSWVRKKFAPAGLPTLDEKDKKMYFQLAGRVLLIFLFVGFVFRGDWSFWRIIASLLGLVACVMVVVGFKAKFSAIMLVLILSVFNLYVNNWWTLHPQHPHKDFLKYDFFQILSIVGGLLLLVNMGPGQFSVDEKKKVY, encoded by the exons ATGGCGCAGATACGCGGCACAGCTGGCTACCACTTGGGCAACCAGAGCCCCTTTGGCAACTCGGGGCGCAACGACGATAGCAGGAATGATCCAAGTCCGTTGGACCAACTGAGGGCGCAGACGAGCAAGCTTGAGGACATGCTGGATACTGTCGCGGACCCCATTAAGCC ATACCTTCCAGCAATCGGCCGCTTCCTAATCGTCGTAACCTTTCTCGAAGACGCTCTGCGCATAGTTACACAATGGTCCGACCAAATCTCATATCTACACGACTACCGACACA TCTGGAACGGAGCCACGCATTTGTTCCTCATCACCAATGTCATTCTTATGCTCATCGGCTCGGCTGGTGTTATCGGCCGAAAATACTCCGACTACTGCGTCGGCATGCTCATGTTTGTCGTTGTGCTCCAGGGCATTGGATACGGTCTGGTCTTTGACCTCAACTTTTTCCTGCGCAACCTGTCCGTCATGGGCGGACTGCTCATGGTGCTTTCCGATTCGTGGGTCCGCAAGAAGTTCGCCCCCGCCGGCCTCCCTACGCTCGACGAAAAGGACAAGAAGATGTACTTCCAGCTCGCCGGACGCGTTCTGCTCATCTTCTTGTTTGTCGGCTTCGTCTTCCGCGGCGACTGGAGCTTCTGGAGAATCATTGCCAGTCTGCTGGGTCTCGTTGCTTGCGTCATGGTTGTGGTTGGATTCAAGGCCAAGTTCTCGGCCATCATGCTAGTGCTTATCCTCAGCGTCTTCAATCTCTACGTCAACAATTGGTGGACGTTGCACCCACAACACCCACACAAGGACTTTTTGAAGTACGACTTCTTCCAGATCCTCTCAATTGT CGGTGGTCTTCTCTTGCTGGTCAACATGGGCCCGGGACAGTTTTCCGTCgacgagaagaagaaggtctACTAG
- a CDS encoding C6 finger domain protein, with protein MSHDFAHQVNAQPYSPAPQHFPHPGMADPNMQSRQQTVAAYPSPHSYPSPSMQSSYTYPPPQGQQSNEGGYRSSPQGANMSLPPLNLPPIRVQDGQQPQAQQQPQQQPMGSPLPPPQQQQQQQHQMPQYYAHPAHAQPGPPMMANMGPQFNSMRYQLPPQPDQRVLSGGRHKKEIKRRTKTGCLTCRKRRIKCDEAHPMCRNCQKSKRECLGYDPIFKQQSGPAQIQPAPNSAPAPHATSAPPAPAPASTYSQSPVPQGYAPASSAGYAAAAPATSGEHHQPSFHAIDPALAQADSALQSQHYNGVHAMDPAMRAPGPAFPPPGPPMKGKRLTMSETFAICNHSPPDVPQRTSPVPREIDEEFTRIFVNDYLAGLDMILETNWFSTSSNALNRVFSDRSLHEEAAFFTDTIKYKTSDADMGGVFSQEARLLWHLLGTCKHNTPSTNGSVPESDDLLLREARARFDILEALLTNHNLDSNPIRQLTYPAGLDDEKRMEIDFWQHLGDFVLYSDADNAPPGAADNALAVLRGVLRMHEVRDAIYSIAVARHYGNRIGGFPNSLPAPSTHHPDSDLSKLTIAMTFISHESRAATQQVLARICDMAMVSWNVSRMPSNHQPGVFLQ; from the exons ATGTCGCACGACTTTGCACACCAGGTCAACGCGCAGCCATACTCGCCAGCGCCGCAGCACTTTCCACACCCAGGCATGGCCGATCCCAACATGCAGTCGCGACAGCAGACCGTCGCCGCCTATCCTTCACCGCACTCGTATCCCTCGCCCTCGATGCAATCCTCTTACACGTATCCCCCGCCCCAAGGCCAGCAGAGCAATGAAGGCGGCTACCGCAGCTCTCCCCAGGGCGCAAACATGTCGCTACCGCCCCTCAATCTGCCGCCAATTCGTGTGCAGGACGGCCAGCAACCGCAGGCGCAACAGCAGCCCCAGCAGCAACCCATGGGCTCGCCCCTCCCTCCGCcgcaacagcagcagcagcaacagcaccAAATGCCCCAGTATTATGCTCACCCAGCGCATGCGCAGCCTGGCCCGCCCATGATGGCCAACATGGGTCCGCAGTTCAATTCCATGCGCTACCAGCTGCCGCCTCAGCCCGACCAGCGCGTTCTGTCTGGCGGTCGTCACAAGAAGGAGATCAAGCGCCGCACAAAGACGGGCTGTTTGACGTGTCGCAAACGTCGAATAAAG TGTGACGAGGCGCATCCCATGTGCAGAAACTGTCAGAAAAGTAAACGTGAATGCTTGGGCTACGATCCCATTTTTAAGCAGCAATCCGGCCCAGCCCAGATACAACCTGCTCCCAATTCCGCGCCTGCTCCCCACGCCACAAGTGCTCCCCCCGCCCCTGCCCCGGCTTCAACCTACAGCCAGAGCCCCGTGCCCCAAGGCTACGCTCCTGCCTCGTCTGCCGGCTACGCCGCTGCCGCTCCTGCCACAAGTGGGGAACATCACCAGCCCAGCTTCCACGCCATTGATCCTGCACTTGCACAGGCAGACTCGGCTCTTCAGTCACAGCACTATAACGGTGTGCATGCCATGGATCCTGCTATGAGAGCTCCGGGCCCTGCATTCCCTCCACCCGGGCCGCCCATGAAAG GCAAACGATTGACCATGTCGGAAACCTTTGCCATATGTAACCACAGCCCGCCAGACGTTCCTCAGCGTACTTCACCTGTACCCCGTGAAATCGACGAAGAGTTTACCCGCATCTTCGTCAACGACTATCTAGCAGGCCTCGACATGATTCTAGAAACCAATTGGTTCTCGACAAGCAGCAATGCACTCAATAGAGTCTTCTCAGATCGTAGCCTGCACGAAGAAGCCGCTTTCTTCACCGATACCATCAAGTACAAGACATCTGATGCCGACATGGGCGGCGTCTTTAGTCAAGAAGCTAGGCTGCTGTGGCACCTGCTCGGCACTTGCAAGCACAACACTCCATCCACTAACGGGTCGGTACCCGAAAGTGATGACCTCTTGTTACGAGAAGCTCGAGCCCGTTTCGACATCCTCGAAGCTCTTCTGACCAATCATAATCTCGACTCCAACCCCATCCGCCAGCTCACATACCCTGCTGGGCTCGACGATGAGAAGAGAATGGAGATCGATTTTTGGCAGCATCTGGGCGATTTCGTCCTGTACTCCGACGCTGACAATGCGCCCCCTGGTGCTGCTGATAACGCACTCGCCGTCCTCCGAGGAGTATTACGCATGCACGAGGTTCGTGACGCCATCTACTCGATTGCCGTTGCGCGTCACTATGGCAATCGCATTGGGGGCTTCCCCAACAGTCTACCTGCCCCATCGACACACCATCCTGACAGCGACCTAAGCAAGCTTACCATCGCCATGACGTTCATCAGCCACGAGAGTCGCGCCGCTACCCAACAGGTACTCGCACGTATCTGTGACATGGCCATGGTCTCGTGGAATGTCTCACGAATGCCATCAAATCATCAGCCCGGTGTTTTCCTACAATGA
- a CDS encoding U4-U6 small nuclear ribonucleoprotein Prp31 — MATLEQELLADFAEDEDLQDLENDFGGGSGEDDDMVDEEAEYRQKEKDNDSKAEADIKSAQQLKINLESVLQRIEEIKDKMDIVEGESFEDSPDYKLLTEANEYSTQIDGEIATVHKFIRDHYSAFFPHLEDLLKNPVVYARACLVIGGGPLDNIKNITPKLRGIPELDPALIMVVEIEATRVEGRLLDEAELSLISDACHLLLELNDAKKVILQFVESRTAVFAPNLTALIGSLTAAHLISYSGGITNLAKTPACNIAPLGSTKVSGATIGLSNIGLRHEGFLYHSDIVQNVRQDLRKQALRIVSGKVILAARVDAHSGSHNADIGMDLRKECEKRIDRLSEIPANQKGQRALPVPDEKPSRKRGGRRARKAKEATAMTEIRKAQNRMTFGKEEKEVGYGDSVKGMGMIGATDTGRLRAQQIDPKTRAKLSKKNPGWGGDTTLGAASSLKGFGAGGTATSLRAQGLRTGGVGLGGGAGTNSIAFTPVQGLELVDPKAREEMNRKRKADDDRWFKGGAFTQLNGSSSKVDAGGFKVPALPMKKPKTDS; from the exons ATGGCGACGCTAGAACAGGAACTTCTCGCCGACTTTGCTGAGGATGAAGATCTTCAGGATCTTGAGAATGATTTCGGAGGCGGGTCTGGCGAGGACGATGACATGGTAGACGAGGAGGCCGAGTACAGGCAGAAAGAGAAGGACAATGACAGCAAAGCTGAAGCCGACATAAAATCCGCCCAGCAACTGAAGATCAATCTCGAATCTGTCCTTCAGCGCATTGAAGAAATCAAGGACAAGATGGACATTGTGGAGGGTGAGTCTTTTGAGGACTCGCCGGATTACAAGCTCCTCACAGAGGCCAACGAGTACTCTACACAAATCGACGGCGAAATCGCTACCGTACACAAGTTCATTCGCGACCACTACTCGGCCTTTTTCCCGCATTTGGAAGATCTACTCAAAAACCCCGTCGTCTACGCAAGGGCATGTTTGGTTATCGGTGGTGGACCTCTGGACAACATCAAGAACATTACGCCAAAGTTGCGAGGAATTCCTGAACTCGATCCTGCCCTGATCATGGTAGTGGAAATTGAAGCCACGCGTGTCGAAGGAAGGCTGCTTGATGAAGCTGAGCTCTCTCTCATATCAGATGCTTGCCACCTGTTGCTTGAGTTGAATGACGCGAAGAAAGTGATTCTGCAATTCGTCGAGTCTCGCACAGCCGTTTTTGCGCCCAACCTTACCGCATTGATTGGCAGTCTGACAGCAGCTCATCTGATCTCATATTCAGGAGGTATTACCAACCTTGCGAAGACGCCCGCTTGCAACATCGCTCCTCTAGGTTCGACCAAGGTCTCCGGTGCTACCATCGGTCTTTCCAACATCGGCTTGAGACATGAGGGCTTTCTATACCACAGTGATATTGTACAGAACGTGAGGCAAGATCTTAGGAAACAGGCTTTACGTATCGTCTCCGGCAAAGTTATTCTGGCAGCACGAGTCGACGCTCACTCCGGCTCTCACAACGCCGACATTGGCATGGATCTGAGAAAGGAATGCGAAAAGCGCATCGACAGACTCAGTGAAATACCCGCAAACCAAAAAGGCCAACGAG CCCTGCCTGTCCCTGACGAAAAGCCCTCCCGCAAGCGTGGTGGCAGACGTGCCAGAAAGGCCAAAGAAGCAACCGCAATGACGGAGATCCGTAAAGCCCAGAACCGCATGACGTTTGGCAAGGAAGAAAAGGAAGTTGGCTACGGCGACTCAGTCAAGGGAATGGGCATGATTGGAGCAACCGACACAGGCCGTCTCCGCGCGCAACAAATCGACCCCAAAACCCGCGCCAAACTTTCAAAGAAGAACCCAGGTTGGGGCGGCGATACCACCCTCGGCGCTGCTTCCTCGCTCAAAGGTTTCGGTGCAGGTGGTACGGCGACGAGTCTGCGCGCTCAGGGCTTGCGGACTGGTGGTGTGGGCCTCGGCGGTGGCGCAGGAACGAATTCGATTGCCTTCACGCCTGTTCAGGGTCTTGAGCTCGTAGATCCCAAGGCAAGGGAAGAGATGAATCGGAAGCGCAAAGCGGATGATGATCGCTGGTTCAAAGGTGGAGCATTCACGCAGCTCAATGGAAGCAGTTCCAAAGTTGACGCTGGCGGGTTCAAGGTCCCTGCGCTGCCGATGAAGAAGCCTAAGACGGATTCTTAG